DNA from Methanobrevibacter sp. TMH8:
GGTTGCAGAATCTGTGAAGAAATGTGTCCTAATAATGCTATATCTGTAAGTGCTATTTCAAATGATAAAAGAGGAATTTGGTCTTATAATACAATGAATGAGATTTCAAGAAAGGCACATGTAGGATCTTATAAAATTAGAAGTACTGGATCTACAAGATCTCTTCCAACTTTCGATGACTTAGTCATTACTCCGGCTCAAGTTTCAAGACCTCCTATTGATAAATATCGAGAACCTTGTGGAACAAATGTTGTTCTCGGAAGTAGATTTGCAGAAAAACCACTTGAACTTGAAACACCTATTATGATTGGAGCAATGTCTTTCGGTGCTCTTAGTAGGGAAGCTAAAATGGCTTTAGCTATTGGTTCTTCTCTTGCAGGAACAGCTACAAATACTGGTGAAGGTGGAATGCTTCCAGCTGAAAGGAGATTAGCTAATAAATTAATTGCTCAATATGCTTCAGGTAGGTTTGGTGTTTCTGCTGATTATTTAAATAGTGCTGATGCTGTTGAGATTAAAATAGGTCAAGGTGCAAAATCTGGAATGGGTGGACACTTACTTGGTGAGAAAGTTACAGCTGAAGTTTCAAAAATTAGAAATATTCCAGAAGGTGCTGATGCATTATCTCCAGCTCGTCATATGGATATAGTTGGTCCAGAAGATTTATCCATGAAAATATCTCAACTAAGAGAAATCACTAACTGGCAAGTACCAATTATGGTTAAATTTGCTGCTGGTCGAGTAGCTGATGATGTTAAGATTGCAGCTAAAGGTGGAGCAGATATTATTGTTGTAGATGGTATGCAAGGGGGTACTGGTGCAGGTCCAGATGTTATTATGGAACATGCTGGAATTCCAACTCTTGCAGCTATTGTTGAAGCTGACAATGCACTTAAAGAGGTTAATCTTAGAAGTTCTGTTAATCTTGTTGCTGGTGGAGGAATCAGAAATGGAGCTGATTTAGCTAAAGCTATAGCTCTTGGAGCTGATGCAGTTTACATAGCTACTTCTGCACTCATTGCTATTGGATGTAAAACTTGTCAAATGTGTTTCAAAGGCAATTGTAGAAAAGGAATAGCTACTCAAGACATGACTTTACGTCACAGACTCAATTATAAAGAAAGAGGAATTGAATTAGCTAGATATATTAATGCTATGACAGAGGAAGCTTGTATGTTAGTTCAACAAGGTGGAAACACTCATCTTAGCAAGATTGAAAAACAAGATCTTAAATCTCTTTCCTTAGAAGCTAGTGCTTTAACTGGTGTAAAAATGGCTGGTGCAAAGTAATTAGC
Protein-coding regions in this window:
- a CDS encoding glutamate synthase-related protein, whose translation is MPFKVEKDLFLCKRNFDRPGCCWYLCDDRDENICNKCFSCLNNCPHGVYEMINGDPYPTHTKNCVGCRICEEMCPNNAISVSAISNDKRGIWSYNTMNEISRKAHVGSYKIRSTGSTRSLPTFDDLVITPAQVSRPPIDKYREPCGTNVVLGSRFAEKPLELETPIMIGAMSFGALSREAKMALAIGSSLAGTATNTGEGGMLPAERRLANKLIAQYASGRFGVSADYLNSADAVEIKIGQGAKSGMGGHLLGEKVTAEVSKIRNIPEGADALSPARHMDIVGPEDLSMKISQLREITNWQVPIMVKFAAGRVADDVKIAAKGGADIIVVDGMQGGTGAGPDVIMEHAGIPTLAAIVEADNALKEVNLRSSVNLVAGGGIRNGADLAKAIALGADAVYIATSALIAIGCKTCQMCFKGNCRKGIATQDMTLRHRLNYKERGIELARYINAMTEEACMLVQQGGNTHLSKIEKQDLKSLSLEASALTGVKMAGAK